The following coding sequences are from one Coffea arabica cultivar ET-39 chromosome 11e, Coffea Arabica ET-39 HiFi, whole genome shotgun sequence window:
- the LOC113719643 gene encoding bi-functional coumaroyl CoA and feruloyl CoA ortho-hydroxylase F6H2-1-1-like — protein MSSSSLFDHNDLMDFVVKQGNGVKGLSEMDLKTVPRQYIQHPEERLDKNQVAHDESIPVIDVSNWDDPDVAASICEAASKWGFFQIVNHGIPLEVLDNVKEAAHKFFELPTEDRRKYLKENSPTPTVQLSTSHSPSVEKVLEWKDVLMHFYVPGDESTNLWPPVSKDQVLEHIKWAKPVIRKLMEVLLKGLNVKEFDEEKESLLTGACTLSLNHYSICPNPELSYGVGPHSDISSITILLQDDVGGLYVRATRAGQWIHVTPIQGALVVNIGDTLQIASNDRYKSIEHCVIPNAAENRVSVPIFASPKVGGVVGPLPEVLKNGEKPIYKDVPWSAYMKHFYSKGHDGKKTIEFAKI, from the exons ATGTCATCATCATCCCTCTTTGATCATAATGATCTCATGGACTTTGTTGTAAAACAAGGCAATGGGGTCAAGGGCCTTTCAGAAATGGACCTCAAAACCGTTCCTAGGCAATACATCCAACACCCAGAAGAAAGACTGGACAAGAATCAAGTAGCGCATGATGAGTCAATACCAGTGATTGATGTATCCAACTGGGATGACCCAGATGTTGCAGCATCCATCTGTGAGGCTGCATCCAAGTGGGGTTTCTTCCAAATCGTCAATCATGGGATCCCACTTGAGGTTCTTGACAATGTCAAGGAGGCTGCTCACAAGTTCTTTGAGTTGCCAACTGAGGATAGGAGGAAGTATCTCAAGGAAAATTCTCCTACTCCCACAGTGCAGTTGAGCACTAGCCATAGTCCTTCAGTAGAAAAGGTTCTGGAGTGGAAAGATGTTCTGATGCATTTTTATGTGCCAGGAGATGAGAGTACAAATTTATGGCCTCCAGTTTCCAA AGATCAAGTTTTGGAACACATAAAGTGGGCTAAACCCGTAATCAGAAAGCTAATGGAAGTGCTGCTGAAGGGACTGAATGTGAAGGAGtttgatgaagaaaaagaatCTCTCCTGACGGGAGCCTGTACACTCAGCCTCAATCACTACTCTATCTGTCCGAACCCAGAATTGAGTTATGGAGTTGGCCCTCATTCTGATATTTCGAGCATCACTATCCTTCTTCAAGATGACGTGGGAGGTCTCTACGTTCGAGCAACAAGAGCTGGTCAATGGATCCATGTTACACCAATCCAAGGGGCACTCGTAGTTAACATAGGCGACACGTTGCAGATTGCGAGCAACGATCGATATAAGAGCATCGAGCATTGTGTGATTCCTAATGCAGCGGAAAACAGGGTTTCTGTGCCTATCTTTGCTTCTCCTAAAGTTGGAGGAGTTGTTGGTCCTTTGCCAGAAGTCCTGAAGAATGGAGAGAAGCCGATATACAAAGACGTTCCCTGGTCAGCGTACATGAAACACTTCTATAGCAAAGGACATGATGGAAAGAAGACAATAGAATTTGCTAAAATATGA
- the LOC113719642 gene encoding protein NRT1/ PTR FAMILY 5.5-like, with product MAFLRIMVLLWADMLATYVMWIMQTYLTNVWKLGFTHAAGIMNIYTGLTKFLPLVLFIFVDAGLGNYWNLLLSSTAFSIGLGFLSMSTPPVLHKATGTCKGYEPNCLGHTQNALFYTALALIAVGLSGHVVSLVAFADNQIEKKPDEPKVNEPKFERSSKSFLYKLRRGPDGKLKYMPNLRTPSFMVNYQKKKKQQQQAESTPKTEVDISQLQFQPIEAMLALVQKERVKLLGAACIILVPVIGLIALPYIKPWSLRFGIPAICTLVATLAFLQGTRSYKGESKPEGSPVTNVLRVFVASTCKMFEDPKQYSELYENQDTNTPKLPHTKGLLSFLDKAAIQLTTEIEKPERHRWRLCTRTEVEETKIIIRMIPIWITFVICGVITSVGNTYFVEQANHMNYKIGKLKLPNSVILVFYEISKTRIKLIYTAIGRYLRGACKEKYAPSIGIALATIFSLLCCITASGIETRRIHVIRSHGLLDKPEDKIPLSVFVLLPQYFLLAGLDSFYENSVTPFLTDQSPPSMKKYLVYLSPGLSGLGIVGSVLSVYVVGKVSEKGGKRNWFQYTLNQSRLDRYYWVLAALSAGNFIWFVFWAVLFPLREPDSNDEEKAGNNDGNEEQTRNQEKEEPIGNREWVDPSLNFVNDLLADNITR from the exons ATGGCATTTCTCAGAATAATGG TTCTGTTATGGGCAGATATGCTTGCAACATATGTGATGTGGATAATGCAGACATACTTAACAAATGTTTGGAAACTTGGATTTACTCATGCTGCTGGAATCATGAATATTTACACTGGCCTAACTAAATTTCTGCCATTAGTGCTTTTCATCTTTGTGGATGCTGGCCTTGGTAACTACTGGAATCTGCTCCTCTCAAGTACAGCCTTTTCAATT GGTTTGGGATTTCTATCAATGTCAACCCCACCAGTTCTACACAAGGCCACAGGGACCTGTAAAGGTTACGAGCCAAATTGCCTTGGTCATACACAAAATGCCCTCTTTTACACAGCTTTGGCATTGATAGCAGTTGGATTAAGTGGACATGTTGTCTCACTGGTTGCATTCGCTGACAATCAGATTGAAAAGAAGCCAGATGAACCTAAAGTCAACGAGCCGAAGTTTGAACGAAGTTCAAAGTCCTTCCTATACAAGTTAAGGAGAGGGCCTGATGGAAAATTGAAATATATGCCAAACTTACGAACCCCATCTTTCATGGTCAATTAtcagaagaaaaagaagcagcagcagcaagCTGAGAGTACTCCAAAAACTGAAGTTGATATATCACAACTTCAATTCCAACCAATAGAAGCAATGCTGGCCCTTGTGCAAAAAGAGCGAGTGAAACTCCTTGGCGCTGCTTGTATAATCCTTGTCCCTGTTATTGGTTTAATTGCTCTACCATATATAAAACCATGGTCACTTCGGTTTGGTATCCCAGCAATATGTACATTGGTGGCAACCCTTGCATTCCTGCAAGGTACACGTTCATACAAAGGGGAAAGTAAACCAGAAGGAAGTCCAGTAACCAATGTTTTAAGAGTCTTTGTGGCCTCCACATGCAAAATGTTTGAAGATCCTAAGCAATATTCAGAGCTTTATGAGAATCAAGACACCAACACTCCAAAATTGCCTCATACCAAGGGACTACTCAG TTTCTTAGACAAGGCTGCCATCCAATTGACGACTGAAATTGAAAAACCAGAAAGGCATAGGTGGAGACTGTGCACTCGGACAGAAGTAGAGGAGACAAAAATCATAATCCGCATGATTCCAATTTGGATCACCTTTGTAATTTGTGGTGTCATTACTTCTGTTGGAAACACATACTTCGTAGAGCAAGCAAACCACATGAATTACAAGATTGGAAAACTAAAGTTGCCTAACTCAGTCATTCTGGTGTTCTATGAAATATCAAAGACACGGATTAAGTTAATTTACACTGCTATTGGAAGGTACTTAAGAGGAGCATGCAAAGAAAAGTATGCTCCCTCAATTGGCATTGCGCTTGCTACAATCTTCTCATTGTTATGTTGCATAACTGCTTCTGGAATTGAAACTCGAAGAATACATGTGATCAGAAGTCATGGACTGCTAGATAAACCGGAAGATAAGATCCCTTTGAGTGTGTTTGTGCTTCTTCCACAATACTTTCTTCTAGCTGGTCTGGACTCGTTCTATGAAAACAGTGTTACCCCTTTCTTGACTGATCAGAGTCCTCCTTCGATGAAAAAGTACCTTGTATACCTCAGTCCTGGATTATCTGGGCTAGGAATCGTTGGAAGTGTTTTATCAGTTTATGTTGTAGGTAAAGTTAgtgaaaaagggggaaaaaggaaTTGGTTTCAGTACACATTAAACCAGAGTCGCCTGGATCGCTATTATTGGGTGCTTGCTGCCCTGAGTGctggaaatttcatttggtttgTATTCTGGGCTGTATTGTTCCCTCTTAGAGAACCAGATTCAAATGATGAAGAAAAGGCTGGAAATAATGATGGAAATGAGGAACAGACTCGAAATCAAGAAAAAGAGGAACCTATTGGAAATAGAGAATGGGTTGACCCTTCTCTGAATTTTGTTAACGATCTATTGGCTGATAACATTACACGTTGA
- the LOC113717776 gene encoding protein NRT1/ PTR FAMILY 5.5, which translates to MAFLRIMVLLWADMLATYVMWIMQKYLTDVWKLGVTHAAGIMNVYTGLSKFLPLVFFIFVDAGLSNYRSLLLSSIAFSIGMGFLSMSTPPVLHKVTGTCKDYEPNCLGHTQKALFYTALALIAAGLSGRVVSLVVFAENQIEKNPDEPKENEPNCKSSSMSLDRKGHDGKLINKPSLRLPSFKAKKPSLRLPSFMVKNPEREQQQQTESTKKAEVDLSQLQFQPLEAMLALAQKDSGKLPGACCILLVPVVGLIALPYIKPWSIRFGIPAICTLVATLAFVQGTRSCNKEENRPAEGNTVTKKYRWSLCTRTEVEETKIIIRMIPIWITFVICGVITSVGNTYFVEQASHMNYKIGKLKLPDSVILVFYGISKLQIKSIYDAIGRYLKGARKEKYAPSIGIALATIFSVLCCITAAGVETRRIHVIRSHGLLDKPDDKIPLSALVLLPQYFFLAGLDSFFENSVTPFLTDQSPPSMKKHLVYLSPGLSGLGTVGSVLSVYVVGKISESRGKPNWFQYTLNQSRLDRYYWVLAVLSAANFLWFAFWAKLFPLREPDSNDKKETGNDEEKAGNGELSESIVGFVTDGVMANFTHSDKA; encoded by the exons atggcaTTTCTCAGAATAATGG TTCTGTTGTGGGCGGATATGCTTGCAACATATGTGATGTGGATAATGCAGAAATACTTAACAGATGTTTGGAAGCTGGGAGTTACTCATGCTGCTGGAATCATGAATGTCTACACCGGCCTCTCTAAATTTCTCCCGTTAGTCTTTTTCATCTTTGTGGATGCTGGCCTTAGTAACTACAGGAGTCTGCTTCTCTCAAGTATAGCCTTTTCTATT GGTATGGGATTTCTGTCAATGTCAACACCACCAGTTCTACACAAGGTCACAGGGACCTGTAAAGATTATGAGCCAAACTGCCTTGGTCATACACAAAAGGCCCTATTCTACACAGCTTTAGCATTGATAGCAGCTGGATTAAGTGGACGCGTTGTCTCACTGGTTGTATTCGCAGAGAATCAGATTGAAAAGAATCCAGATGAACCTAAAGAGAACGAGCCAAATTGTAAAAGTAGCTCAATGTCCTTGGATCGCAAAGGTCATGATGGGAAATTGATAAATAAGCCGAGCTTACGACTCCCATCATTCAAGGCCAAGAAGCCGAGCTTACGACTCCCATCATTCATGGTCAAGAATCCGGAGAGAGAGCAGCAGCAGCAAACTGAGAGTACTAAAAAGGCTGAAGTTGATCTATCACAACTTCAATTCCAACCACTAGAAGCTATGCTAGCCCTTGCGCAAAAAGACAGCGGAAAACTCCCTGGTGCTTGTTGTATATTGCTTGTTCCTGTTGTTGGTTTAATTGCTCTACCATATATAAAACCATGGTCAATTCGGTTTGGAATCCCAGCAATCTGTACATTGGTGGCAACACTTGCATTTGTGCAAGGTACACGTTCGTGCAACAAAGAGGAAAACAGACCCGCAGAAGGAAATACAGTGACAAAAAAGTACAGGTGGAGCCTGTGCACTCGGACAGAAGTAGAGGAGACAAAAATCATAATCCGCATGATTCCAATTTGGATCACCTTTGTAATTTGTGGTGTCATTACTTCTGTTGGAAACACATACTTCGTAGAGCAAGCAAGCCACATGAATTACAAGATTGGAAAACTAAAGTTGCCCGATTCTGTCATTCTGGTGTTCTATGGAATATCAAAGTTACAGATTAAGTCAATCTACGACGCCATTGGAAGGTACTTAAAAGGAGCACGCAAAGAAAAGTATGCCCCCTCAATAGGCATTGCGCTTGCTACGATCTTCTCAGTGTTATGCTGCATAACTGCTGCCGGAGTCGAAACTCGAAGGATACATGTGATCAGAAGTCATGGATTGCTAGATAAACCGGATGATAAGATCCCTTTAAGTGCGCTTGTGCTTCTTCCACAGTATTTTTTCCTTGCAGGTCTGGACTCGTTCTTTGAAAACAGTGTTACCCCCTTCTTGACTGATCAGAGTCCTCCGTCGATGAAGAAGCACCTTGTCTATCTCAGTCCAGGATTATCCGGGCTAGGAACAGTCGGAAGTGTTTTATCAGTTTATGTTGTAGGTAAAATTAGTGAAAGCAGAGGAAAACCGAATTGGTTTCAGTACACATTAAATCAGAGTCGCTTGGATCGCTACTATTGGGTGCTTGCTGTCCTGAGTGCTGCAAATTTCCTGTGGTTCGCATTCTGGGCCAAATTGTTCCCTCTTAGAGAGCCAGATTCAAATGACAAGAAAGAAACTGGAAATGATGAAGAAAAAGCTGGAAATGGAGAATTGAGTGAATCTATTGTGGGTTTCGTTACAGATGGAGTGATGGCTAATTTTACACACTCAGACAAGGCTTGA